In Oncorhynchus clarkii lewisi isolate Uvic-CL-2024 chromosome 2, UVic_Ocla_1.0, whole genome shotgun sequence, one DNA window encodes the following:
- the LOC139368385 gene encoding snurportin-1 has translation MDDLTQALSASFAVSKEANSTAAPHPRMAQYKTKFSVLEQSERRRRFLDLQKTKRLNYVNHARRLADGDWTGADSDEEAVEVDRKEEQQEKDAEDDGMEIERKKLPKYYANQLMLSEWLVDIPQELDTDWLMVVCPVGKRSLIVASKGSTAAYTKSGYCVNRFPSLLPGGNRHNSAMGKDYTILDCIYSEVERTYFILDVMCWRGHPVYDCPTEFRFYWLQSKVQETDGMADIAKRNPFKFVSLQSTACSTEAIQQALATEYNFNVDGLLFYHRQTHYTPGSTPLVGWLRPYMVVDILGMEVPLGPLTAKPEYAGHQLAQIREHKKTSDHVRPGDLNGRYELEHLSTPDQEKGDGDAATSPRSRPLKESRMETSEKSTS, from the exons ATGGATGACCTCACCCAAGCTCTCTCGGCCAGCTTCGCCGTCTCGAAGGAGGCCAACAGCACAGCGGCCCCCCACCCACGGATGGCCCAGTACAAGACCAAGTTCAGCGTTTTGGAGCAAAGCGAACGACGACGGCGCTTTCTAGATCTGCAGAAAAC GAAAAGGCTGAATTATGTGAACCATGCACGCCGTCTGGCTGATGGGGACTGGACAGGGGCAGATAGTGATGAGGAAGCAGTGGAAGTGGACAGAAAGGAGGAACAACAGGAGAAGGATGCAGAGGATGATGGGATGGAGATTGAGAGGAAGAAGTTGCCAAAGTACTATGCCAACCAG CTCATGCTGTCAGAGTGGCTAGTGGACATCCCTCAGGAACTGGATACTGATTGGCTCATGGTGGTCTGTCCCGTGGGGAAGCGCTCTCTCATCGTCGCCTCCAAG GGGTCCACTGCAGCATACACCAAAAGTGGCTACTGTGTGAACCGCTTCCCTTCTCTGTTGCCTGGAGGGAACAGACACAACTCAGCAATGGGAAAAG ATTACACCATCCTGGACTGTATCTACAGTGAGGTGGAGCGGACCTACTTCATCCTGGATGTCATGTGTTGGAGGGGCCATCCAGTGTACGACTGTCCA ACAGAGTTCCGGTTCTACTGGCTCCAGTCGAAAGTCCAGGAGACGGATGGCATGGCTGACATTGCCAAGAGGAACCCT TTCAAGTTTGTGAGTCTTCAAAGCACTGCCTGCTCAACGGAAGCCATTCAGCAAGCACTTGCAACAGAGTACAACTTCAAT GTGGACGGACTTCTGTTTTACCACCGGCAGACCCACTACACCCCCGGCAGCACCCCTCTGGTGGGTTGGCTGCGGCCCTACATGGTCGTCGATATCCTGGGCATGGAGGTCCCGTTGGGGCCCCTCACCGCCAAGCCCGAGTATGCCGGCCACCAGCTGGCCCAGATCCGGGAGCACAAGAAGACCTCCGACCATGTCCGGCCAGGGGACCTGAACGGCCGCTACGAGCTGGAGCACCTATCCACCCCCGACCAGGAAAAGGGAGATGGCGACGCCGCCACCTCACCCCGCAGCAGACCGCTGAAGGAATCTCGCATGGAGACCTCAGAGAAGAGCACGAGTTAG